One window from the genome of Deltaproteobacteria bacterium encodes:
- a CDS encoding phosphomannose isomerase type II C-terminal cupin domain, with protein MEKDCRPWGFYEVLSDEADHKVKRIVVYPGQRLSLQRHQRRAEHWFVLHGTGVVTLDGADLNLATGQAIDITRGAWHRIRNQGSEDMAFIEIQTGDYFGEDDIERLADDYGRI; from the coding sequence ATGGAAAAAGACTGCCGTCCCTGGGGGTTTTATGAGGTGCTGTCCGACGAAGCTGATCACAAGGTAAAGCGGATCGTCGTTTATCCCGGTCAGCGTTTAAGCCTGCAACGCCATCAAAGACGCGCCGAACACTGGTTCGTCCTCCACGGCACCGGCGTCGTTACCCTGGACGGGGCAGATCTCAATCTGGCAACCGGTCAGGCCATTGATATTACCCGTGGCGCCTGGCATCGTATCCGGAACCAGGGCTCAGAGGATATGGCCTTTATCGAGATCCAGACGGGAGATTATTTCGGAGAAGACGATATCGAACGGCTGGCTGACGATTACGGACGCATCTGA